In Pseudomonas fluorescens, one genomic interval encodes:
- the gltA gene encoding citrate synthase, which translates to MADKKAQLIIEGAAPVELPILTGTVGPDVIDVRGLTATGRFTFDPGFMSTASCESKITYIDGDNGILLHRGYPIEQLAEKSDYLETCYLLLNGELPTAEQKAQFVSTVKNHTMVHEQLKTFFNGFRRDAHPMAVMCGVVGALSAFYHDSLDINNPQHREISAIRLVAKMPTLAAMVYKYSMGQPMMYPRNDLTYAENFLHMMFNTPCEIKPISPVLAKAMDRIFILHADHEQNASTSTVRLAGSSGANPFACIAAGIAALWGPAHGGANEAVLTMLDEIGDVSNIDKFIAKAKDKNDPFKLMGFGHRVYKNRDPRATVMKQTCDEVLKELGINNDPQLELAMRLEEIALTDPYFIERSLYPNVDFYSGIILKAIGIPTSMFTVIFALARTVGWISHWKEMLSSPYKIGRPRQLYTGYESRDITKLEDRK; encoded by the coding sequence ATGGCTGACAAAAAAGCGCAGTTGATCATCGAGGGCGCAGCCCCCGTCGAGCTGCCCATTTTAACCGGCACCGTTGGTCCCGATGTAATCGATGTTCGGGGCCTGACGGCCACGGGCCGCTTCACTTTCGACCCGGGTTTCATGTCGACCGCCTCGTGCGAATCGAAGATCACCTATATCGACGGCGACAACGGCATTCTGTTGCACCGCGGCTACCCGATCGAACAGCTGGCTGAAAAGTCGGACTACCTGGAAACCTGCTACCTGCTGCTCAACGGCGAATTGCCGACTGCAGAACAGAAGGCCCAGTTCGTCAGCACCGTGAAAAACCACACCATGGTTCACGAGCAGCTGAAAACCTTCTTCAACGGCTTCCGTCGCGACGCCCATCCGATGGCCGTCATGTGCGGCGTAGTCGGCGCCCTCTCGGCCTTCTACCACGACTCCCTGGACATCAATAACCCGCAGCATCGCGAAATCTCCGCGATCCGTCTGGTTGCCAAGATGCCGACCCTGGCAGCGATGGTTTACAAGTACTCCATGGGCCAACCCATGATGTACCCGCGCAACGACCTGACGTACGCGGAAAACTTCCTGCACATGATGTTCAACACCCCGTGCGAGATCAAACCGATCAGCCCGGTACTCGCCAAGGCCATGGACCGGATCTTCATCCTCCACGCCGACCACGAGCAGAACGCATCGACGTCCACCGTGCGCCTGGCAGGTTCCTCGGGTGCCAACCCGTTCGCCTGTATCGCCGCCGGTATCGCCGCACTGTGGGGCCCTGCCCACGGCGGTGCGAACGAAGCCGTTCTGACCATGCTTGACGAGATTGGCGATGTGTCCAACATCGACAAGTTCATCGCCAAGGCCAAGGACAAGAACGATCCGTTCAAACTGATGGGCTTCGGTCACCGCGTTTACAAGAACCGCGACCCTCGCGCGACTGTCATGAAGCAGACCTGCGACGAAGTACTGAAGGAACTGGGCATCAACAACGATCCGCAACTCGAACTGGCCATGCGCCTGGAAGAGATCGCGCTGACCGACCCGTACTTCATCGAGCGCTCGCTGTACCCGAACGTCGACTTCTACTCGGGGATCATCCTCAAGGCGATCGGCATTCCAACCAGCATGTTCACCGTGATCTTCGCTCTGGCGCGTACTGTGGGCTGGATCTCGCACTGGAAAGAAATGCTCTCCAGCCCGTACAAGATTGGCCGTCCGCGCCAGTTGTACACTGGCTACGAGTCGCGTGATATCACCAAGCTGGAAGACCGCAAATAA
- the sdhC gene encoding succinate dehydrogenase, cytochrome b556 subunit, whose amino-acid sequence MKSQRPVNLDLRTIKLPVTAYTSILHRISGVILFVCLAIMLYALDKSLSSEEGFGQVKACLTSPLAKLVIWGILSALLYHLVAGVRHLIMDMGIGETLEGGKLGSKIVIAVSVVVIVLAGVWIW is encoded by the coding sequence GTGAAAAGCCAACGACCTGTAAACCTAGACCTAAGGACCATCAAACTCCCAGTCACTGCTTACACGTCCATTCTTCACCGTATCTCCGGTGTCATCCTCTTCGTGTGCCTTGCCATCATGCTTTACGCATTGGACAAGTCGCTGAGCTCCGAGGAAGGCTTCGGTCAGGTGAAAGCGTGTCTGACCAGTCCGCTAGCCAAGCTAGTGATTTGGGGCATCCTGTCCGCTCTGCTGTATCACCTGGTTGCCGGTGTGCGCCATTTGATCATGGACATGGGCATCGGTGAGACGCTGGAAGGCGGCAAGCTGGGCTCGAAAATCGTTATCGCCGTTTCCGTGGTGGTAATCGTTCTGGCAGGAGTCTGGATATGGTAA
- the sdhD gene encoding succinate dehydrogenase, hydrophobic membrane anchor protein produces the protein MVTNVTNLSRSGLYDWMAQRVSAVVLAAYFIFLIGYVVAHPGLEYAQWHELFAHNGMRIFSLLALVALGAHAWVGMWTIATDYLTPMAFGKSATAIRFLFQAVCGVAMFAYFVWGVQILWGI, from the coding sequence ATGGTAACTAACGTCACGAACCTCTCGCGTTCGGGCCTCTATGACTGGATGGCGCAACGTGTGTCGGCGGTCGTTCTCGCGGCTTACTTCATTTTTCTGATCGGATACGTCGTGGCCCACCCAGGCCTCGAGTACGCCCAGTGGCATGAACTGTTCGCCCACAACGGGATGCGTATTTTCAGCCTCCTGGCCCTTGTTGCTCTCGGCGCTCACGCCTGGGTCGGCATGTGGACCATCGCGACTGACTACCTGACGCCAATGGCGTTCGGCAAGTCCGCGACGGCTATACGTTTCCTTTTCCAGGCAGTATGCGGCGTTGCGATGTTCGCTTACTTCGTCTGGGGTGTGCAGATTCTCTGGGGTATCTGA
- the sdhA gene encoding succinate dehydrogenase flavoprotein subunit produces MANIPTISFDAIIIGGGGAGMRAALQLAQGGHKTAVITKVFPTRSHTVSAQGGITCAIASADPNDDWRWHMYDTVKGSDYIGDQDAIEYMCQEGPAAVFELDHMGLPFSRTEQGRIYQRPFGGQSKDYGKGGQAARTCAASDRTGHALLHTLYQGNLKAGTTFLNEYYAVDLVKNQEGEFVGVIAICIETGETSYIRAKATVLATGGAGRIYASTTNALINTGDGVGMALRAGVPVQDIEMWQFHPTGIAGAGVLVTEGCRGEGGYLINKHGERFMERYAPNAKDLAGRDVVARSMVKEIIAGNGCGPNGDHVMLKLDHLGEEVLHSRLPGICELSKTFAHVDPVVAPVPVVPTCHYMMGGVATNIHGQAITQNAEGVDQIIPGLFAVGEVACVSVHGANRLGGNSLLDLVVFGRAAGLHLEKALTDGIEYDDATEADIEAALSRLNALNGRTDGEDVATLRRELQSCMQNYFGVFRTGEYMQKGIAQLADLRKRIANVKINDKSQAFNTARIEALELQNLLEVAEATAIAAEVRKESRGAHAREDFEDRDDENWLCHTLYFPGEKRVAKRAVNFSPKTVPTFEPKVRTY; encoded by the coding sequence ATGGCTAACATTCCAACGATTTCTTTCGACGCCATCATTATTGGTGGTGGCGGTGCCGGCATGCGCGCTGCGCTGCAGCTGGCGCAGGGCGGTCACAAGACTGCGGTGATCACCAAGGTTTTCCCGACCCGTTCGCACACTGTATCCGCCCAGGGCGGCATCACCTGCGCGATCGCGTCCGCTGACCCGAACGATGACTGGCGCTGGCACATGTACGATACCGTCAAGGGTTCCGACTACATCGGTGACCAGGACGCTATCGAATACATGTGTCAGGAAGGCCCGGCTGCCGTTTTCGAGCTGGACCACATGGGTCTGCCGTTCTCGCGTACCGAGCAAGGCCGTATCTACCAGCGTCCGTTCGGTGGTCAGTCCAAGGACTACGGTAAAGGCGGTCAGGCTGCCCGTACTTGCGCAGCGTCCGACCGTACCGGTCACGCACTGCTGCACACCCTTTATCAGGGCAACCTGAAAGCCGGCACCACGTTCCTGAACGAGTACTACGCTGTTGATCTGGTAAAAAACCAGGAAGGCGAGTTTGTCGGTGTGATCGCGATCTGCATCGAAACCGGCGAAACTTCGTACATTCGCGCCAAGGCCACCGTACTGGCTACTGGCGGTGCTGGCCGTATCTACGCCTCCACCACCAACGCCCTGATCAACACCGGTGACGGCGTTGGCATGGCGCTGCGTGCTGGCGTGCCGGTACAAGACATCGAAATGTGGCAGTTCCACCCGACCGGCATCGCTGGCGCCGGTGTACTGGTGACCGAAGGTTGCCGTGGTGAAGGTGGTTACCTGATCAACAAGCACGGCGAGCGTTTCATGGAGCGTTATGCTCCGAACGCGAAAGACCTCGCGGGTCGTGACGTGGTTGCCCGCTCGATGGTTAAAGAAATCATCGCCGGCAACGGTTGCGGTCCGAATGGCGACCACGTAATGCTCAAACTCGACCACCTGGGCGAGGAAGTGCTGCACAGCCGTCTGCCAGGCATCTGCGAACTGTCGAAGACTTTCGCCCACGTTGACCCGGTGGTTGCTCCGGTTCCGGTTGTTCCGACCTGCCACTACATGATGGGCGGCGTTGCCACCAACATTCATGGTCAGGCGATCACCCAGAACGCCGAAGGCGTGGATCAGATCATTCCTGGTCTGTTCGCGGTAGGTGAAGTGGCTTGCGTATCGGTACACGGTGCCAACCGTCTGGGCGGCAACTCGCTGCTCGACCTGGTGGTATTCGGCCGCGCTGCCGGCCTGCACCTGGAAAAGGCGCTGACCGACGGCATCGAATACGACGACGCTACCGAAGCCGACATCGAAGCTGCCCTGTCGCGTTTGAACGCGCTGAACGGCCGTACCGATGGCGAAGACGTGGCTACCCTGCGTCGCGAGCTGCAAAGCTGCATGCAGAACTACTTCGGTGTATTCCGCACTGGCGAATACATGCAGAAGGGTATCGCTCAGCTGGCCGATCTGCGCAAGCGCATCGCCAACGTGAAGATCAACGACAAGTCGCAAGCGTTCAACACCGCGCGTATCGAAGCTCTGGAACTGCAAAACCTGCTGGAAGTGGCTGAAGCTACCGCCATCGCGGCCGAAGTACGTAAAGAGTCCCGCGGCGCTCACGCCCGTGAAGACTTCGAAGACCGTGACGACGAAAACTGGCTGTGCCACACCCTGTACTTCCCGGGTGAGAAACGCGTCGCCAAGCGTGCCGTAAACTTCTCGCCGAAGACTGTTCCGACTTTCGAACCTAAAGTCCGGACTTATTAA
- a CDS encoding succinate dehydrogenase iron-sulfur subunit, with the protein MLQVSVYRYNPDQDAAPFMQEFQVDTGGKDLMVLDVLALIKEQDEGFSYRRSCREGVCGSDGMNINGKNGLACITPLSAVVKGNKLIVRPLPGLPVIRDLVVDMSIFYKQYEKVKPYLQNDTPAPAIERLQSPEEREKLDGLYECILCACCSTSCPSFWWNPDKFLGPAALLQAYRFLADSRDTKTSERLASLDDPFSVFRCRGIMNCVNVCPKGLNPTKAIGHIRNMLLSSGV; encoded by the coding sequence ATGTTGCAAGTCAGTGTTTATCGCTACAACCCTGATCAGGACGCTGCGCCGTTCATGCAGGAATTCCAGGTCGATACCGGTGGTAAAGACCTGATGGTGCTGGACGTGCTGGCCCTGATCAAAGAGCAGGACGAGGGTTTCTCCTATCGTCGCTCTTGCCGTGAAGGCGTCTGCGGCTCCGACGGCATGAACATCAACGGCAAGAACGGCCTGGCGTGCATCACGCCGCTGTCCGCTGTCGTAAAAGGCAACAAGTTGATCGTTCGTCCGCTGCCAGGTTTGCCGGTCATCCGTGACCTGGTTGTCGATATGAGCATCTTCTACAAGCAATACGAGAAGGTTAAGCCTTACCTGCAGAACGACACGCCGGCTCCGGCCATCGAGCGTCTGCAGTCCCCTGAAGAGCGTGAAAAGCTCGACGGTCTGTACGAGTGCATCCTGTGCGCCTGCTGCTCGACCTCGTGCCCGTCCTTCTGGTGGAACCCGGACAAGTTCCTGGGCCCGGCTGCCCTGCTGCAAGCGTACCGCTTCCTGGCAGACAGCCGTGACACCAAGACGTCCGAGCGTCTGGCTTCGCTCGATGACCCGTTCAGCGTCTTCCGCTGCCGGGGCATCATGAACTGCGTCAACGTATGTCCGAAAGGCCTGAACCCGACTAAGGCCATCGGTCACATCCGTAACATGCTGCTTTCGAGCGGCGTGTGA
- a CDS encoding 2-oxoglutarate dehydrogenase E1 component yields MQESVMQRMWNSAYLSGGNAAYVEELYELYLHDPNAVPEEWRTYFQKLPADGSSATDVSHSTIRDHFVLLAKNQRRAQPVSAGSVSSEHEKKQVEVLRLIQAYRMRGHQAAQLDPLGLWQRPAPADLSINHYGLTNADLDTTFRAGDLFIGKEEASLREIHEALQQTYCRTIGAEFTHITDSEQRQWFQQRLESVRGRPTYSADIKSHLLERVTAGEGLEKYLGTKYPGTKRFGLEGGESLIPMLDELIQRSGSYGTKEVVIGMAHRGRLNVLVNTFGKNPRELFDEFEGKKKVELGSGDVKYHQGFSSNVMTTGGEVHLAMAFNPSHLEIVSPVVEGSVRARQDRRNDPTGEKVLPISIHGDAAFAGQGVVMETFQMSQTRGFKTGGTVHIVINNQVGFTISNPLDSRSTEYATDVAKMIQAPILHVNGDDPEAVLFVTQLAIDYRMQFKRDVVIDLVCYRRRGHNEADEPSGTQPLMYQQITKQRTTRELYADRLTQAGVLDAERVQAKVDEYRNALDNGLHVVKSLVKEPNKELFVDWRPYLGHAWTARHDTRFDLKTLQELSAKLLEIPEGFVVQRQVAKIYEDRQKMQAGGLPINWGYAETMAYATLAFEGHPIRMTGQDIGRGTFSHRHAVLHNQKDAGTYIPLQNLYDGQPRFDLYDSFLSEEAVLAFEYGYSTTTPNALVIWEAQFGDFANGAQVVIDQFITSGEHKWGRLCGLTMLLPHGYEGQGPEHSSARLERYLQLCAEHNIQVCMPTTPAQIYHLLRRQVIRPLRKPLVVLTPKSLLRHKLAVSTLEDLAEGSFQTVIPEIDALDPKKVERVVLCSGKVYYDLLEKRRAEGRDDIAIVRIEQLYPFPEDDLKEVLAPYTNVKHAVWCQEEPMNQGAWYCSQHHLRRSIGNLDKSLVLEYAGREASAAPACGYASMHAEQQEKLLQDAFTV; encoded by the coding sequence ATGCAAGAAAGCGTGATGCAGCGCATGTGGAACAGCGCCTACCTTTCAGGTGGAAACGCTGCCTATGTGGAAGAGCTTTATGAGCTCTACCTGCACGACCCTAACGCTGTGCCAGAAGAGTGGCGCACCTACTTTCAGAAGCTGCCTGCCGACGGCAGCTCTGCCACTGATGTTTCGCACTCCACAATTCGCGATCATTTCGTGCTGCTGGCAAAGAACCAGCGCCGCGCCCAACCGGTTTCCGCCGGGAGCGTGAGCAGTGAGCACGAGAAGAAGCAAGTTGAAGTGCTGCGATTGATCCAGGCCTACCGTATGCGTGGCCACCAGGCAGCCCAGCTTGACCCGCTGGGGCTGTGGCAGCGTCCTGCACCTGCAGACCTGTCGATCAATCATTACGGCTTGACCAATGCCGATCTTGATACGACCTTCCGTGCCGGCGACCTGTTCATCGGCAAAGAGGAAGCGAGCCTACGCGAAATTCACGAAGCGTTGCAGCAGACATATTGCCGCACCATCGGCGCTGAATTTACGCACATCACCGATTCCGAGCAGCGCCAGTGGTTCCAGCAGCGTCTGGAAAGCGTGCGTGGTCGTCCGACGTACTCCGCCGACATCAAGAGCCACCTGCTTGAGCGCGTGACTGCCGGTGAAGGCCTGGAAAAATACCTGGGCACCAAATACCCGGGCACCAAGCGTTTCGGTCTGGAAGGCGGCGAAAGCCTGATCCCGATGCTCGACGAGCTGATCCAGCGTTCCGGTTCCTACGGCACCAAGGAAGTCGTCATCGGCATGGCCCACCGTGGCCGTCTGAACGTGCTGGTCAACACCTTCGGCAAGAACCCGCGCGAGCTGTTCGACGAGTTCGAAGGCAAGAAGAAGGTCGAGCTGGGTTCCGGTGACGTCAAATACCACCAGGGCTTCTCGTCCAACGTGATGACCACTGGCGGTGAAGTTCACCTGGCCATGGCGTTCAACCCGTCCCACCTGGAAATCGTTTCCCCGGTGGTAGAAGGTTCGGTTCGCGCCCGTCAGGATCGTCGTAACGACCCGACCGGTGAGAAGGTGCTGCCGATCTCCATCCACGGTGACGCTGCATTCGCAGGTCAGGGCGTGGTCATGGAAACCTTCCAGATGTCGCAGACCCGCGGTTTCAAGACCGGCGGTACCGTGCACATCGTGATCAACAACCAGGTGGGTTTCACCATCAGCAACCCGCTGGACTCGCGTTCCACCGAGTACGCCACCGACGTTGCGAAGATGATCCAGGCGCCGATCCTCCATGTGAATGGTGATGATCCGGAAGCCGTGCTGTTCGTGACCCAGCTGGCCATCGATTACCGCATGCAGTTCAAGCGTGACGTGGTGATCGACCTGGTCTGCTACCGTCGTCGCGGCCACAACGAGGCCGACGAGCCAAGCGGCACCCAGCCGCTGATGTATCAGCAGATCACCAAGCAGCGCACCACCCGTGAGCTGTACGCTGATCGTCTGACTCAGGCCGGTGTACTGGACGCTGAACGTGTTCAGGCCAAGGTCGACGAGTACCGCAACGCGCTGGACAACGGTCTGCACGTAGTGAAATCGCTGGTCAAAGAGCCGAACAAAGAGCTGTTCGTGGACTGGCGTCCGTATCTGGGCCACGCCTGGACTGCGCGTCACGACACCCGTTTCGATCTGAAGACCCTGCAGGAACTGTCCGCCAAGCTGCTGGAAATTCCGGAAGGCTTCGTGGTTCAGCGTCAGGTCGCGAAGATCTACGAAGACCGTCAGAAGATGCAAGCCGGCGGCCTGCCGATCAACTGGGGTTACGCCGAAACCATGGCGTACGCGACCCTGGCGTTCGAAGGTCACCCGATCCGCATGACCGGTCAGGACATCGGCCGCGGTACGTTCTCGCACCGTCACGCTGTGCTGCACAATCAGAAAGACGCGGGCACCTACATTCCGCTGCAGAACCTGTACGACGGTCAGCCACGCTTTGACCTGTACGACTCGTTCCTCTCGGAAGAAGCGGTATTGGCCTTCGAATATGGTTACTCGACCACCACGCCAAACGCGCTGGTGATCTGGGAAGCCCAGTTCGGCGACTTCGCCAACGGTGCACAGGTTGTTATCGACCAGTTCATCACCAGCGGCGAACACAAGTGGGGCCGTCTCTGCGGTCTGACCATGCTGTTGCCACACGGCTACGAAGGTCAGGGCCCTGAGCACAGCTCGGCTCGTCTTGAGCGTTACCTGCAGCTGTGCGCCGAGCACAACATTCAGGTGTGCATGCCGACCACCCCGGCCCAGATCTACCACTTGCTGCGTCGTCAGGTGATTCGCCCGCTGCGCAAACCTCTGGTAGTGCTGACGCCGAAGTCGCTGCTGCGCCACAAGCTGGCCGTCTCGACCCTGGAAGATCTGGCTGAAGGTTCGTTCCAGACCGTGATCCCGGAAATCGATGCCCTGGACCCGAAAAAGGTCGAGCGCGTTGTTCTGTGTAGCGGCAAGGTCTACTACGACCTGCTGGAAAAACGTCGTGCCGAAGGCCGTGACGATATCGCCATCGTGCGTATCGAGCAGCTGTATCCATTCCCTGAGGACGACTTGAAAGAAGTCCTGGCGCCTTACACCAACGTCAAGCATGCCGTCTGGTGTCAGGAAGAGCCGATGAACCAGGGCGCCTGGTACTGCAGCCAGCATCACCTGCGTCGCAGCATCGGTAACCTCGACAAGTCTCTCGTACTCGAGTACGCGGGCCGCGAGGCTTCTGCTGCCCCAGCATGTGGTTACGCATCGATGCACGCCGAGCAGCAGGAAAAACTGCTGCAAGACGCGTTTACCGTTTAA
- the odhB gene encoding 2-oxoglutarate dehydrogenase complex dihydrolipoyllysine-residue succinyltransferase: MAIEIKAPTFPESVADGTVATWHKKPGDAVKRDDLIVDIETDKVVLEVLATADGVLGAIVKNEGDTVLSDEVLGSIEAGGAAAAAPAAAAAPAAAAAAPAAAEGEDDPVAAPAARKLAEENGINIASVAGTGKGGRVTKEDVVAAVAAKKAAPAAAPAKAAAPAAAAPVFAAGDRVEKRVPMTRLRAKVAERLVEAQSNMAMLTTFNEVDMTEVMALRSKYKDLFEKSHNGVRLGFMSFFVKAATEALKRFPAVNASIDGADIVYHGYADIGVAVSSDRGLVVPVLRNAELMSLAEIEGGIATFGKKARDGKLSMEEMTGGTFTITNGGTFGSMMSTPIVNPPQAAILGMHNIIQRPMAINGQVVIRPMMYLALSYDHRLIDGKEAVTFLVTIKNLLEDPARLLLDI; this comes from the coding sequence ATGGCTATCGAGATCAAAGCCCCCACTTTCCCGGAATCGGTTGCCGATGGCACCGTTGCCACCTGGCACAAAAAACCGGGCGACGCCGTCAAGCGTGACGACCTGATCGTCGACATCGAAACCGACAAGGTCGTACTGGAAGTGCTGGCTACCGCCGACGGCGTGCTGGGCGCAATCGTCAAAAACGAAGGCGACACCGTTCTGTCCGACGAAGTCCTGGGCTCGATCGAAGCGGGCGGCGCTGCTGCCGCTGCTCCAGCCGCCGCTGCTGCTCCGGCCGCTGCTGCCGCTGCCCCGGCTGCTGCCGAAGGCGAAGACGATCCTGTTGCTGCTCCGGCTGCGCGCAAGCTGGCTGAAGAAAACGGCATCAACATCGCTTCCGTTGCCGGTACCGGCAAAGGCGGTCGTGTGACCAAGGAAGACGTGGTCGCTGCTGTAGCCGCGAAGAAAGCCGCTCCGGCTGCTGCTCCTGCAAAAGCCGCTGCTCCAGCCGCTGCTGCTCCGGTATTCGCTGCCGGTGATCGCGTTGAGAAGCGCGTACCGATGACCCGTCTGCGTGCCAAGGTTGCCGAGCGTCTGGTTGAAGCCCAGTCGAACATGGCAATGCTGACCACGTTCAACGAAGTCGACATGACCGAAGTCATGGCCCTGCGTTCGAAGTACAAGGACCTGTTCGAGAAGTCCCACAACGGCGTACGCCTGGGCTTCATGTCGTTCTTCGTCAAGGCTGCCACCGAAGCGCTGAAACGCTTCCCGGCGGTCAACGCTTCGATCGACGGTGCAGACATCGTTTACCACGGCTACGCCGACATCGGTGTTGCCGTTTCCAGCGACCGTGGTCTGGTCGTTCCGGTTCTGCGTAACGCCGAGCTGATGAGCCTGGCTGAAATCGAAGGCGGCATCGCCACGTTCGGCAAAAAAGCCCGTGACGGCAAACTGTCGATGGAAGAGATGACCGGCGGTACCTTCACCATCACCAACGGTGGTACCTTCGGTTCGATGATGTCGACTCCGATCGTCAACCCGCCGCAGGCAGCGATTCTGGGCATGCACAACATCATCCAGCGTCCTATGGCCATCAACGGTCAGGTCGTGATCCGTCCGATGATGTACCTGGCACTGTCCTACGATCACCGTCTGATCGATGGCAAAGAAGCTGTAACCTTCCTGGTGACCATCAAGAACCTGCTGGAAGATCCGGCTCGTCTGTTGCTGGATATCTGA
- the lpdA gene encoding dihydrolipoyl dehydrogenase: MSQKFDVVVIGAGPGGYVAAIKAAQLGLTTACIEKYTDAEGKQALGGTCLNVGCIPSKALLDSSWKYKEAKESFNVHGISTGEVKMDVAAMVGRKAGIVKNLTGGVATLFKANGVTSIQGHGKLLAGKKVEVTKPDGSVEVIEAENVILAPGSRPIDIPPAPVDQKVIVDSTGALEFQSVPKRLGVIGAGVIGLELGSVWSRLGSEVVVLEALDTFLMAADTAVSKEALKTLTKQGLDIKLGARVTGSKVNGDEVVVNYTDANGEQSITFDKLIVAVGRRPVTTDLLAADSGVTLDERGFVHVDDHCATTVPGVYAIGDVVRGMMLAHKASEEGIMVVERIKGHKAQMNYDLIPSVIYTHPEIAWVGKTEQALKAEGVEVNVGTFPFAASGRAMAANDTGGFVKVIADAKTDRVLGVHVIGPSAAELVQQGAIGMEFGTSAEDLGMMVFSHPTLSEALHEAALAVNGGAIHIANRKKR, from the coding sequence ATGTCGCAGAAATTTGACGTAGTAGTGATCGGTGCCGGCCCTGGCGGCTATGTAGCTGCCATCAAGGCCGCGCAGCTGGGTCTCACCACTGCCTGCATCGAGAAGTACACCGACGCTGAAGGCAAACAGGCCCTCGGCGGTACTTGCCTGAACGTCGGCTGCATTCCGTCCAAGGCGCTGCTGGACAGCTCCTGGAAGTACAAGGAAGCCAAAGAGAGCTTCAACGTTCACGGTATCTCGACCGGCGAAGTCAAAATGGACGTCGCTGCGATGGTTGGCCGTAAGGCTGGCATCGTCAAGAACCTGACTGGCGGCGTTGCCACCCTGTTCAAGGCCAACGGCGTTACCTCGATCCAGGGCCACGGCAAGCTGCTGGCTGGCAAGAAAGTCGAAGTCACCAAGCCGGACGGTTCGGTTGAAGTCATCGAAGCCGAAAACGTCATCCTGGCTCCAGGTTCGCGTCCGATCGACATTCCGCCGGCTCCGGTCGATCAGAAAGTCATCGTCGATTCGACTGGCGCTCTGGAATTCCAATCCGTACCTAAGCGTCTGGGCGTGATCGGCGCTGGCGTGATCGGTCTGGAACTGGGTTCGGTGTGGTCGCGTCTGGGTTCCGAAGTGGTTGTCCTCGAAGCACTGGACACCTTCCTGATGGCAGCGGACACCGCTGTTTCCAAGGAAGCGCTGAAAACCCTGACCAAGCAAGGTCTGGACATCAAACTGGGCGCTCGCGTAACCGGTTCGAAAGTGAACGGCGACGAAGTCGTGGTTAACTACACCGATGCCAACGGCGAACAGTCCATCACTTTCGACAAGCTGATCGTAGCCGTTGGTCGCCGTCCGGTGACCACTGATCTGCTGGCTGCCGACAGCGGCGTGACCCTGGACGAGCGCGGTTTCGTGCACGTTGACGATCACTGCGCCACCACCGTACCGGGCGTCTACGCCATCGGTGACGTGGTGCGCGGCATGATGCTGGCGCACAAGGCCTCGGAAGAGGGCATCATGGTTGTCGAGCGCATCAAGGGCCACAAAGCCCAGATGAACTATGACCTGATCCCTTCGGTTATTTATACTCACCCGGAAATCGCGTGGGTTGGCAAAACCGAGCAGGCCTTGAAAGCCGAAGGCGTTGAAGTTAACGTCGGCACCTTCCCGTTCGCCGCTTCCGGCCGTGCCATGGCCGCCAACGATACCGGTGGTTTCGTCAAGGTCATCGCTGATGCCAAGACTGACCGCGTATTGGGCGTGCACGTAATTGGCCCGAGCGCTGCAGAACTGGTTCAGCAGGGCGCGATCGGTATGGAATTCGGTACCAGCGCTGAAGACCTGGGCATGATGGTTTTCTCCCATCCGACCCTGTCTGAAGCCTTGCACGAAGCTGCTCTGGCTGTGAATGGCGGCGCCATCCACATTGCCAACCGCAAGAAGCGTTAA